A window of Komagataella phaffii GS115 chromosome 1, complete sequence contains these coding sequences:
- a CDS encoding Plasma membrane glucose sensor that regulates glucose transport has product MRPTGMSIGTILYGRNCTLWSPMIQNRKETIGSQMSPEIITSQQMLWSFLVGLTAAVGGFLYGYDTGVINSLLEMNYFKSKFASNEARFTAVETSIMTASLSLGAFCGALSAPLTSDSWGRRWSIIIATLIFFNIGTIIQTVAYNIAMIAMGRFISGLAVGIISAVVPLYQAEASPKNIRGSIISLYQWSITWGLLCSSAVAQGTHDLNDSRSFRIPIALQFFWSALLTTGMYVLPESPRYYVSKDQLDKAIASLSRLRRLPWDSEELIEELIEIKASRDYEKSFGEARLIDCFRSSPSRHKQGFRIMTATILQALQQCSGINFIFYYGVNFFMNTGVDTSYLMSFITYAVNVVLTIPGIMLVEVIGRRKLLLSGAAGMSVSNLIIGIVGTVADSVIVNKVMIAFVCSFIAFFASTWGPCVWVVSGECFPLSVRQKSMALSSATNWFVNFVFAYCTPYLVDTGNHTAALGTNIFFIWGGCNFLGLIFTYFCVYETKGLLLEEIDLMYKHSKFAWKSSEFKSILEKRVLERNNLRDHEIGEVVDPDQDEGEDTPRKPKSSNLSSSYGTSSSIDRTDFDQEAETVPLPAFASSALYGENSENFLPSTNTASHVPFEINPSSSFPEEDDGIHEEADENHMNNNDPMHESYNYSNSDELKDLINNLQTTPTESSIRQRYQGYQDDNDSDESSQNSYTMQA; this is encoded by the coding sequence ATGAGGCCTACAGGAATGAGTATCGGGACGATACTATATGGCAGGAATTGCACTCTATGGTCTCCAATGATACAGAATCGCAAGGAGACGATAGGATCACAAATGTCCCCGGAGATCATCACAAGTCAGCAGATGTTATGGTCTTTTTTGGTGGGTCTAACAGCGGCAGTCGGAGGGTTTCTTTATGGATACGATACAGGCGTCATTAATAGTTTACTGGAAATGAActatttcaaaagcaaGTTCGCAAGCAATGAGGCTAGGTTTACAGCTGTGGAGACTTCTATAATGACAGCTAGTTTATCGCTAGGTGCTTTTTGTGGTGCTTTATCCGCTCCTTTGACATCGGATAGTTGGGGAAGAAGATGGTCTATTATTATAGCCACGCTCATATTTTTTAACATAGGCACCATCATACAAACAGTGGCCTATAACATTGCCATGATTGCTATGGGCAGATTTATTTCAGGATTGGCGGTGGGTATTATTTCTGCTGTGGTTCCGCTATATCAAGCTGAAGCTTCCCCAAAGAACATCAGAGGTTCCATTATCTCGCTGTATCAATGGTCAATCACCTGGGGACTACTATGCTCGAGTGCTGTTGCTCAAGGGACTCACGACTTGAATGATTCCAGAAGTTTTCGGATTCCTATTGctctccaattcttttggtCGGCACTCTTAACTACAGGGATGTATGTGCTTCCGGAGTCACCGCGTTACTACGTCAGTAAAGATCAACTGGATAAGGCTATTGCGTCCTTATCAAGATTGAGGCGCCTTCCATGGGATAGTGAGGAGTTAATTGAGGAGCTCATCGAGATTAAAGCTAGCAGGGACTATgaaaaaagttttggagaagCTCGTCTTATTGATTGCTTCAGATCATCCCCAAGTAGACATAAGCAGGGATTTAGAATTATGACTGCTACTATTCTACAGGCGTTACAACAGTGTTCAGGAATCAACTTTATTTTCTACTATGGTGTCAACTTCTTTATGAATACAGGTGTTGACACCTCATATTTGATGTCCTTTATCACGTATGCTGTCAATGTTGTACTAACAATCCCAGGAATAATGCTAGTGGAGGtgattggaagaagaaaactacTGTTATCTGGAGCCGCTGGAATGtctgtttccaatttgatTATTGGAATAGTGGGTACAGTGGCAGATTCCGTGATTGTCAATAAAGTAATGATTGCGTTTGTGTGCTCATTCATAGCATTCTTTGCTTCCACTTGGGGTCCATGTGTATGGGTTGTTTCTGGAGAATGTTTTCCTTTGTCTGTGAGACAAAAGTCGATGGCTTTATCCTCTGCTACAAATTGGTTTGTGAATTTTGTGTTCGCATATTGTACCCCATATTTAGTGGACACTGGTAACCACACAGCAGCGCTGGGAACCaacattttctttatttgGGGTGGTTGTAACTTTCTGGGACTAATTTTCACATATTTCTGTGTGTATGAAACCAAAGGGTTACTTCTGGAAGAGATTGATCTAATGTACAAACACAGCAAGTTTGCCTGGAAATCCTCTGAGTTCAAGTCAATATTGGAAAAGAGAGTACTagaaagaaacaatttGCGGGACCATGAGATAGGAGAAGTAGTTGACCCAGATCAGGATGAGGGAGAGGACACTCCAAGGAAACCTAAATCCTCCAATTTGTCTTCGTCTTACGGAACTTCTAGTTCGATTGATAGGACCgattttgatcaagaagCTGAAACTGTTCCATTACCAGCCTTCGCTTCTTCAGCCCTCTACGGTGAGAATTCCGAAAATTTTTTGCCATCAACTAACACAGCAAGCCACGTACCATTCGAAATAAACCCATCTAGCAGTTTTCcggaagaagatgatggaATTCACGAGGAAGCGGATGAGAATCATATGAACAATAACGACCCAATGCATGAATCTTACAATTACAGCAACAGCGACGAGCTGAAAGATCTCATCAataatcttcaaacaaCACCTACAGAATCGTCAATACGACAGCGGTACCAAGGATATCAGGACGATAACGACTCCGATGAGTCGTCGCAAAACTCATACACTATGCAGGCATAA
- a CDS encoding Prenyltransferase, required for cell viability codes for MPIEQDYSKTENGTQPVESDNQDSNKTPTLPSFTANKSSQTVNTLWRTLITPNSPNVTPNSSYYELISFYVYHGLLVLLYFNIFIFGLITFSINRTKLWFFELAYNPSKSPSVISADISKLNKIPKRISVILNLKPEETENGGISGLISDSSEVCAWVVASGIKYLSIYEYGGELKNNIPELRRSVYKKLAVYYGTDNVPTFSIKVPHANAIYYGASDQDIDQQRYKNTSYKPILQIVLLSNVDGRATIVDLTKVMADLTTTNEISPKDITVKFIDDELKQLVGEEPDLLILFQPYLNLQSYPPWHIRLCEIYWEPDNDAVTYPVYLRALQKFSTCKVNVGK; via the coding sequence ATGCCTATTGAACAAGACTATTCCAAGACTGAAAACGGAACTCAGCCAGTAGAATCTGATAATCAAGATTCGAATAAAACACCAACACTCCCGTCGTTTACGGCGAATAAATCAAGCCAAACAGTGAATACTTTGTGGAGAACGCTGATAACGCCCAATTCTCCTAATGTTACTCCCAATTCATCTTACTACGAGCTAATAAGTTTCTACGTATACCATGGATTACTGGTGCTATTATacttcaacattttcatttttggtcTCATTACATTTTCAATCAATAGGACTAAATTATGGTTCTTTGAATTGGCTTACAATCCAAGTAAATCACCCTCAGTCATTTCTGCTGATATTAGCAAGTTGAACAAGATCCCAAAACGGATCAGTGTCATTTTGAATCTGAAGCCGGAGGAAACTGAGAATGGTGGCATATCGGGGCTAATCAGTGACAGCTCAGAAGTATGTGCATGGGTAGTAGCTAGTGGGATTAAGTATCTCTCTATTTATGAGTATGGAGGAGAACTAAAGAACAACATCCCAGAGTTACGTAGATCCGTCTACAAGAAGTTGGCAGTCTATTACGGTACCGACAATGTGCCTACATTCTCCATAAAGGTCCCACATGCCAATGCCATTTACTACGGTGCTTCGGACCAAGATATAGACCAACAAAGATACAAGAATACTAGCTACAAGCCTATCCTCCAAATTGTGCTTCTCTCTAATGTTGATGGGAGAGCTACAATTGTGGATTTGACTAAAGTTATGGCTGATCTAACAACCACTAACGAGATATCACCAAAGGATATAACTGTAAAGttcattgatgatgaactTAAACAGCTGGTGGGAGAAGAACCTGATCTACTAATTCTATTTCAGCCATATTTGAACTTGCAAAGTTATCCTCCATGGCACATTCGTCTTTGTGAAATCTATTGGGAACCTGATAACGATGCTGTTACGTATCCGGTTTATCTCCGTGCTCTACAAAAATTTTCCACATGCAAGGTCAATGTTGGAAAATAA
- a CDS encoding 60S ribosomal protein L35, with product MAGLNAKELRAKSEQELEAELIEQKKKLAQLKVQKLTKASVPEIKAVRKDIARVLTVINLQKRDAVRESYAGKEHIPKQLREKKTRALRRALTAEEKSHETVRQRNRRVAFPRRLYAVKA from the exons ATG GCCGGTTTGAACGCTAAAGAATTAAGAGCCAAGTCGGAGCAGGAGTTGGAGGCCGAGTTGATCgagcaaaagaaaaagttggcTCAACTCAAGGTTCAAAAGCTGACTAAAGCTTCTGTCCCAGAAATTAAGGCTGTTCGTAAGGACATTGCCAGAGTTTTGACCGTTATCAACTTGCAAAAGCGTGATGCCGTCAGAGAATCTTACGCCGGTAAAGAACACATTCCAAAACAGTTGAGAGAAAAGAAGACCAGAGCTCTAAGAAGAGCATTGACTGCTGAGGAGAAGTCTCATGAAACTGTCAGACAGAGAAACCGCAGAGTTGCTTTCCCAAGAAGACTGTACGCTGTCAAAGCTTAA
- a CDS encoding Ubiquitin chain assembly factor (E4) that cooperates with a ubiquitin-activating enzyme (E1): MTDFDAWTSRTLENVLAISPAQVTGPINLDELDSILIEILTELGTPEKLPLSYLNNCYERCSTLKQRVNKDPAKLSAIDKIIANVTNYGLICFQVPGFFFDHTSLDQTLDYVLEFINRGFLRKILSNAIENDSSLEVLNSIVPNLMNKLLAVDMINTPSPEISRYYFSVMDLLETILAYPALAAIFSEIDNFHPPDLKSNEFETRSLLGPLFRYSPLLPELAYKNYEAYISPGYVDNMTSIKGIHEGSQLETKLIIDRLFSLTNKLVRGGEKPRAAFFRWAADLVNKSHLRVGQQVNPKLVASNSIMFNITMILIKFSLPFLANETKLPKIDIDYFNKRQIVDFTEETKINSTLQESADYYQVSDEVPNFISDCFYLTLTYLHYGLGGIYNWENRLKQQLSGLRMEIVRMEAQQSNPSGLNPFLEGILRFKLPKLKKTYKILQSERYSIQMVNSYRDLQSETFDTLSGAIKFFIRVIDPSHEYPSKELKLPFVELAVEDLDDPNVLRQKSPVPFRYYPEFFIEGLINYFYAVTKHGIYPLVYSNRNLTTWVQFLIIILRCPELMSNPHLKSRMVELLFYGTLKNTQGGPGFMDDIINSDPLVSNNIMYALIDFFVVVEKTGSSNQFYDKFNTRYHIGTILENLWGNNVFRKQLKRQSTQNVKFFVRFVARMLNDTTYLLDESLNKLISVHNYEAELGIRKGEQPNGERDPALSELSDEEIEQRLQSSESQARSLVGLSNKVIQLFNLFTKELPSSFVIPELVHRLAGMLDYNLVALVGPKCSNLKVRNPQAYDFDPKRLLFNLCSIYVNLSKEEKFIDAVAQDERSFDITYFRKARRILEKHVYQATASFRQQFIAFGDSAMEKRSQQQQEELEMGDAPDEFLDPLMYTIMEDPVILPSSKVSIDRSTIKSHLLSDPTDPFNRMPLKLEDVIDNVELKQRIQEFKGKNKTRTEP, from the coding sequence ATGACTGATTTTGATGCTTGGACATCCAGGACTCTGGAAAATGTCCTTGCAATTTCTCCCGCTCAGGTGACTGGCCCCATCAATCTTGATGAACTAGATTCCATTCTCATTGAGATACTGACTGAGCTGGGTACCCCAGAAAAATTACCATTGAGTTATCTAAACAACTGCTACGAAAGATGCTCTACCCTCAAGCAAAGGGTCAACAAAGATCCTGCCAAACTAAGTGCGATAGATAAAATCATTGCCAATGTCACCAATTATGGATTGATCTGCTTCCAAGTTCctggttttttttttgaccACACCTCCTTAGATCAGACTCTAGATTATGTACTCGAGTTTATCAACCGTGGTTTTCTTAGAAAGATTTTGTCTAACGCAATTGAGAACGATTCCAGCTTGGAAGTGTTGAATAGCATTGTCCCCAATTTAATGAACAAACTTTTGGCTGTCGATATGATTAATACGCCTTCTCCTGAAATCAGCAGATACTATTTTAGTGTTATGGATCTACTGGAAACTATCCTTGCATATCCAGCGCTTGCTGCAATTTTTTCTGAGATTGATAATTTTCATCCACCAGATTTGAAATCTAACGAATTCGAAACTCGTTCTTTGCTGGGACCACTTTTTAGATATTCACCATTACTACCAGAGTTAGCGTATAAGAACTATGAAGCTTATATTTCACCGGGTTATGTGGATAATATGACCTCTATCAAAGGCATTCACGAGGGGTCACAATTGGAAACGAAACTAATTATTGATAGATTGTTCTCCTTGACTAACAAGTTGGTCCGTGGAGGTGAGAAACCAAGAGCTGCTTTTTTCCGATGGGCTGCAGATTTGGTTAACAAATCGCATCTAAGAGTTGGCCAGCAGGTAAATCCCAAATTGGTCGCTTCAAACTCTATAATGTTCAATATAACTATGATACTCATTAAGTTTTCCTTACCGTTTCTTGCAAATGAAACGAAATTACCAAAGATCGACATTGACTATTTCAATAAAAGACAAATTGTGGATTTTACCGAGGAAACAAAGATTAATTCCACTCTACAAGAGAGTGCTGATTATTACCAGGTTAGTGATGAGGTGCCGAACTTTATCAGTGACTGCTTCTATCTAACACTCACTTATCTTCATTATGGCCTTGGAGGAATCTACAATTGGGAAAATAGGCTGAAGCAACAACTCAGCGGCCTCAGAATGGAAATTGTAAGAATGGAGGCGCAACAGTCGAACCCCTCAGGTTTAAATCCCTTTCTGGAGGGAATTCTGAGATTCAAGCTGCCTAAGCTCAAAAAGACCTACAAGATCCTGCAATCCGAGAGATATTCAATTCAGATGGTCAACAGTTATAGGGATTTACAGTCTGAGACTTTTGATACCTTGTCAGGTGcaatcaagtttttcattaGAGTCATTGACCCATCTCATGAATATCCTTCCAAAGAGTTAAAGTTACCTTTTGTGGAATTAGCGGTTGAAGATTTAGATGATCCAAATGTTTTGAGGCAAAAATCACCAGTGCCATTTCGGTATTATCCCGAGTTTTTTATTGAAGGATTGATAAATTATTTCTATGCTGTAACCAAGCATGGTATTTACCCTCTGGTTTATAGCAATCGTAATCTCACAACTTGGGTGCAATTTCTTATCATAATTTTGCGTTGCCCTGAGCTGATGAGTAATCCACACTTGAAGAGTCGGATGGTAGAACTACTCTTCTATGGAACTCTAAAGAATACTCAAGGTGGTCCCGGATTCATGGACGACATTATCAATTCGGATCCTTTGGTTTCCAATAACATTATGTATGCTCtgattgatttttttgttgttgttgagaAAACAGGATCTTCAAATCAGTTCTATGACAAATTCAACACTCGTTATCACATTGGTACcattttggagaatttgTGGGGAAACAATGTATTCAGAAAACAGCTGAAACGGCAATCTACTCAGAACGTCAAGTTTTTTGTTCGATTTGTTGCAAGAATGTTGAATGATACAACTTATTTATTAGATGAATCGTTGAACAAACTGATAAGTGTGCACAATTATGAGGCTGAACTTGGAATTAGAAAGGGAGAACAGCCGAATGGTGAACGTGACCCAGCGTTGTCTGAATTAAGcgatgaagaaattgaacaaaggCTTCAAAGTTCGGAAAGTCAAGCAAGGTCTCTGGTGGGATTATCGAATAAGGTTATCCAGcttttcaatctcttcaCTAAGgaacttccttcaagttTTGTCATTCCAGAATTGGTTCACAGATTAGCGGGAATGCTGGATTATAATTTAGTTGCATTGGTAGGCCCAAAGTGCTCAAATTTGAAGGTCAGAAACCCACAGGCCTACGACTTTGATCCCAAGAGATTATTGTTCAATCTATGTTCGATTTATGTTAACCTTTCtaaggaagaaaaatttaTAGATGCGGTGGCACAAGATGAAAGGTCTTTTGATATCACATACTTTAGGAAAGCCAGACGTATTTTAGAAAAGCACGTTTATCAAGCAACTGCAAGTTTCAGACAACAATTTATTGCATTTGGGGACTCAGCTATGGAGAAAAGAAGTCAACAGCAACAGGAAGAACTGGAGATGGGAGATGCCCCAGATGAATTTTTGGATCCTTTGATGTATACAATAATGGAAGACCCAGTGATTTTGCCAAGTTCTAAGGTCTCTATAGACAGATCTACAATCAAATCACACCTTCTCAGTGACCCGACGGACCCGTTCAACAGAATGCCTCTTAAGCTAGAAGACGTGATCGATAACGTGGAGCTCAAACAAAGgattcaagaattcaaggggaaaaataaaaccaGAACTGAACCATAA
- a CDS encoding Rho GDP dissociation inhibitor involved in the localization and regulation of Cdc42p produces MSTSDDDLVPETVPGYKVGEKKTIEEYTTLDAEDESLAKWKRSLGLGDTSDQLPILPGDARKVVVLEMILDIKGSEPIVVNLENELDIEALKKKEISFQIKEKSIYSLTIKFKIQHEIVTGLRYLQGVKKKGFTVDKLEEPCGSYVPNTVKEPFYIKKFLPVEAPSGMLARGSYSATSKFVDDDKTIHLVLPWSFQIVK; encoded by the coding sequence ATGAGTACTTCTGATGACGACCTGGTCCCTGAGACCGTCCCTGGCTACAAGGTAGGGGAAAAGAAGACGATTGAAGAGTATACAACTTTGGACGCTGAAGATGAATCTCTAGCCAAGTGGAAACGATCCTTAGGTTTGGGTGACACATCAGATCAACTTCCCATTTTGCCAGGAGATGCCAGAAAAGTGGTTGTTTTAGAGATGATATTAGATATTAAGGGCTCAGAGCCAATTGTTGTTAACCTTGAAAATGAGCTGGATATTGaggctttgaagaagaaggaaatttcttttcagatcaaagaaaagtcGATCTATTCGTTGACTATTAAATTTAAGATTCAGCACGAAATCGTTACTGGTTTAAGATACCTGCAGGGTGTTAAGAAGAAGGGGTTTACAGTGGACAAATTAGAAGAGCCTTGCGGTTCGTATGTTCCAAATACAGTAAAGGAACCCTTTTACATCAAGAAATTCCTGCCAGTTGAGGCACCTTCTGGGATGCTTGCTAGAGGGTCGTACTCAGCAACTAGTAAGTTTGTTGACGACGACAAAACAATCCATTTGGTGCTCCCATGGTCATTCCAGATCGTGAAATAA
- a CDS encoding Catalytic subunit of protein phosphatase 2A, functionally redundant with Pph22p, protein MDIDLDIQMKDAVEPDLEDQQSSSSSESFDFPINNVNYSSKPVELTSSNINQLDSWIEQLTDCKPLSEESVKKLCSMAIDVLKFEENVQPVNVPVTICGDVHGQFHDLMELFKIGGPCPDTNYLFMGDYVDRGYYSVETVSYLVAMKIRYPKRITILRGNHESRQITQVYGFYDECFRKYGSATVWKLFTDLFDYFPITALVDNKIFCLHGGLSPMIETIDQVRELKRVQEVPHEGPMCDLLWSDPDDRGGWGISPRGAGFTFGQDISEQFNHTNDLDLIARAHQLVMEGYSWSHQDLVVTIFSAPNYCYRCGNQAAIMEVDERHNREFLQYDPSIRPGEPTVTRKTPDYFL, encoded by the coding sequence ATGGATATAGATTTGGATATTCAAATGAAAGATGCTGTCGAACCTGATTTGGAGGACCAGCAATCTTCGTCATCGTCGGAGAGTTTTGACTTTCCTATCAATAATGTAAATTACTCCAGCAAACCAGTGGAATTAACATCTTCTAATATCAACCAGTTGGACAGCTGGATAGAACAACTTACCGATTGCAAACCTTTGAGCGAAGAATCTGTTAAAAAGTTGTGTAGCATGGCCATAGATGTGCTGAAGTTTGAGGAGAACGTACAACCAGTCAATGTCCCAGTGACAATTTGTGGTGATGTTCATGGACAATTCCACGATCTAAtggaattgttcaagattGGAGGACCATGTCCAGACACCAACTATTTGTTCATGGGGGACTATGTTGATAGAGGTTATTACTCTGTGGAAACTGTATCATATCTTGTCGCTATGAAAATCAGGTATCCGAAGAGAATCACTATTTTGAGAGGTAACCATGAATCTAGACAGATCACACAAGTTTATGGTTTCTACGACGAATGCTTTAGAAAGTACGGATCAGCCACCGTATGGAAGTTGTTTACAGACCTCTTTGATTACTTTCCAATTACAGCACTCGTTGATAATAAGATATTCTGTTTGCACGGTGGATTGTCACCAATGATTGAGACTATTGATCAAGTAAGAGAGCTGAAGAGAGTCCAAGAGGTTCCACATGAAGGTCCTATGTGTGATCTGTTATGGTCAGATCCGGATGACAGAGGTGGATGGGGTATATCACCAAGAGGTGCTGGTTTTACCTTTGGTCAGGATATCAGTGAGCAATTCAACCATACTAATGACTTAGACCTTATTGCAAGAGCCCATCAATTGGTGATGGAAGGCTATTCGTGGTCTCACCAAGATCTTGTGGTAACAATTTTCAGTGCACCAAACTACTGTTACCGATGTGGTAACCAGGCTGCCATTATGGAAGTCGATGAGAGACACAATAGAGAATTCCTACAGTATGATCCAAGCATTAGACCAGGAGAGCCAACTGTCACGAGAAAGACTCCTGACTACTTTTTATAG